The following coding sequences lie in one Spirosoma sp. KUDC1026 genomic window:
- a CDS encoding bifunctional 4-hydroxy-2-oxoglutarate aldolase/2-dehydro-3-deoxy-phosphogluconate aldolase, which yields MPSFSSEQLLVLLREHPIVPVYYNADSQQAQAIVQACYDGGLRLFEFTNRGDMAFTVFSQLVEYVRTNCPGMAMGIGTILTPEDAERFMDAGADFVVQPVTTELIGKICQTRGIPWIPAGSTLNEIYQATQMGAQVVKVFPGNVVGPGFIKAILGPMPHLKLMVTGGVEPNTDSLTTWFKAGVTAVGIGSQLFSGPSADPSALRDRIASLVQHTTSLTTLPA from the coding sequence ATGCCTTCATTTTCGTCTGAGCAGCTCCTCGTTCTTCTACGCGAGCATCCAATTGTTCCCGTTTATTATAATGCCGATAGCCAGCAGGCGCAGGCCATTGTCCAGGCCTGTTACGATGGCGGACTGCGTTTGTTTGAATTCACCAACCGGGGCGACATGGCCTTCACGGTTTTTTCGCAGCTGGTTGAGTACGTTCGGACGAATTGCCCTGGCATGGCCATGGGCATCGGTACGATCCTGACGCCTGAGGATGCGGAGCGGTTTATGGATGCTGGGGCCGATTTTGTGGTGCAGCCCGTAACGACCGAGCTGATTGGCAAGATCTGTCAGACGCGGGGTATCCCCTGGATTCCGGCTGGGTCGACGCTAAATGAAATTTATCAGGCTACCCAGATGGGGGCCCAGGTCGTAAAAGTATTTCCCGGTAATGTGGTTGGTCCTGGTTTTATCAAAGCCATTCTGGGGCCAATGCCGCATCTGAAACTGATGGTGACGGGGGGCGTCGAACCCAACACCGACAGTCTGACGACCTGGTTTAAGGCGGGGGTAACCGCGGTCGGCATTGGCTCGCAACTATTCTCGGGGCCAAGCGCCGACCCATCAGCGCTGCGTGACCGGATCGCATCGCTGGTTCAACACACCACCTCTCTTACTACCCTACCTGCATGA